The genomic window tgggctgccctggggacCGTGTGCCACCGAGGGCTGAGCTGCAAAGGTGACCGAGGCAGCCAAGACCagccaccccaccaccaccaccaccaaggtgGGCCTCCTAACGAAACAGCAAAGCCAAATCtattgatggggctggtgctgtggagtagccacctgcagtgccaacatcccacatgggtgctggttcgagtcctggctgctccacttccgattcagctctctgctatggcctgggaaagcagtggaagatgtcccaagtccttgggcccctgaacctgcatgggagactcggaagaagctcctggctcctggcttcggattggcacagctccagccattgcagccgactggggagtggaccagcagatggaagacctctctctctgcttctccttctctctctgtgtaactctgactttcaaataaataatttttaaaaagctattgaaAGGTGCCTGCAAATCTTGGCCGCTTCCCTCAGAGACTTCTagacctttatttttttaaaagctttagttatttacttgaaaggcacagttacagagagagggggggaagacagagagagaggtcttccatctgctggttcactccccagatggccacaatggctgggtttgggccaggctgaagcctggaactccacatgggtctcccacgctggtgcagggacccaagcacttgggccatcttctgctgccttcccaggtgcattagcagggagctggattggaagcggagcagccaggactcaaattggtgcccttgtgggatgccgccattgtaggtggcagcttaacccgctgcaccgcaaCAGTGGCCCCAAGAGACTCCCAGACCTTTCTGCAAAGAATTGTCCAGAAACATCTACAGTGAGGGCTGCGGGACACGCAGAGGGTCTGTTCCAGGGCCAGCTGGAGGGGCTCAGGCCGTGGGAGGTCAGGTGGCGTTCACGGCTGCTCAACGCACACTCGCGCCAAACGGACACTTTACCTCCACGGCCTTAGTCCCTGAGACCAAGAGTCACCAGGCAGACGCCGGTCAGACCCACGGAGTACGTGACCAGCACTCATGGCCGTCCAGGTTATTGCTGCGACTTGCGTATGAGCTTGGATTCCCCCTTGTGCTACAAAAACCAAACTCCCCAGGAGTGGGTGCTTGAGCAGGGGTGAAGACGCCGCTTGGGACGCCCACTGTGGGTCTCACCCGACTCtcggtcccagcttcctgctaacgtgcacctgggaggcagcaggcgagggcTCCATGGACATCGATGCGGGAacttgggttcagttcctggctgtcCAAcctccagcccggcccagcctggtTGTTCTGGGCATTAGAGGAGTGGATCCGTATgggagggctctctctctctctctctctctctctctctaagtaatttttaaaaaggaaggaaattggccagcgccgtggctcactagactaatcctccgccttgcggcgccggcacaccggcggggcactggattctttcccggttgctcctcttccaggccagctctctgctgtggccagggagtgcagtggaggatggcccaagtgcttgggccctgcaccccatgggagaccaggagaagcacctggctcctggcttcggatcagcgcggtgtgccggctgcagtgcgccggtcgtgacagccattggagggtgaaccaacggcaaaggaagacctttctctctgtctctctctcactgtccactctgcctgtcaaaaaaaaaaaaaaaaaaaaaaaaaaaaaaaaaaaaaaaggaaggaaatcaaactatccacTTAAAATACATCAGGACTCACCAACCTAAAACCGGCTGTAGACGGTTCCCTTCCTCACTTATTTTCTTCAATGAAATAGGAGTATGTCCGTGTTGAAAACACGTTGGATTAGGCTGGGGCCGTTGTGGCACGGCAGGCTTGGCCACCTGGGGACAGCTGCacccgtatcagagcactgggccacgtcccagctgctctgcacctgacccagctccctgctaacgcacctgggggaCGGgggggacggcccaagtgcctgggcccctgcacccacgtgggaggcttggatgcagatccgagctcctggcttcagcctggcccaaggctggccgttgcagacatttggggagtgagccagggggatagaagatctctctctctctctctctctctctctctctcctctgccgtTCAAATTAATAagcctttgaagaaaaaaaatgccatacTGGAATAATGCTGTGTGGGATTCAGGATACCCTGGCCTGTCGCTGAGACCAAGGAACGTTTCCGAATTGCTAGAGACCTTGTGGGATTTTTTTATATTGAGTTTCCAGGTCACGGTTCTACGGAGCCCACAAGGTATGCGTGACCAGAGCTTTGGTGAGCATCAGTAttcacagggctggcgctgtggcgtagggtaagcctccacctgcagggccacctGGACCACCTGGGCCACTTCCCAAGACCCAAAGCCACCAGGCTCGTGTCTCCCAGGCCGGGTCACTCATTCTCCCCtgaataaatcttatttatttctatCGACACCATGAATTAAGAGGGGAAATAGAGCTTGCAGTATGGTAAGGGAAGCAGAAACCAAAGTCAGCCAAcaggatttagagagagaggatttcataaagaatttattttactaatttgaaagagttacagagaggggagagacagaaagtcttccatccactggtttaatccccaaatggctacgacgactggggctgggccaggccgaacccaggagccaggagctccttccaggtcccccacacggtggcaggggcccagggacttggccattttctgctttcccaggcacattagcagggagctggactggaaatggagcagccgggactcgaacttggGCTtgaatacaggatgccagcgctgcagggtgACCGCAGTGCCCGGCtcctatttattttcttgaaagggaaagggaagaaaggagggaggcgaggagggaggggagagggaggggaatagagagcgagcgagcgagcttcctgTGGGGACCCATggccggccatgggcccacatgctaaggcttggcTTGCTGACCGTTggcaatagttactgctgtgtggatgtttatggtttctgttgagctgtgatatcgGGACTGTTTCATcaccccaggctagagtcaaaacaactatggccttggggcttcccgtacttcttttcccactgaccaaagctgagaaaacaccaggtggaagcttgttgttagcaccGGAGTtgcctgctacgtgaccaggagcttgattggatgaaggcgcgtgatcacctttatggttggacaaggagcgcatggactgtgcgtgatcaggcacccgattggagcgccgccgcatggactgtagcatggactaagcttgcattacatgcgtctgcaatgatatactatataagccaTTTGTGATGTGGTacaggagcttcccctttctttcggagctccccttgctcaagggtttttctttctatcctgtttaaataaaagtctactgaagaccgatcagctgggagaagtgtcgttcctttgcaggcaagggagcgacacttccatccacaggctcactccccgAACGcccactacagctggggctggcccaggaaccccctctgggtctcctagatgctggcaggggcccaatcctgggccatcacttgctgcttttccaggcgcatgagcaggaagccggactggGAACGTGGCGCGGCTGGCGCTCTAACCGGGTGCCCCATACGGGACGTGGCGCGGCTGGCGCTCTAACCGGGTGCCCTACACGGGACGTGGAGCGGCTGGCGCTCTAACCGGGTGCCCTGCACGGGACATGGAGCGGCTGGCGCTCTAACCGGGTGCCCTACACGGGACACAACGTGGTGCGGCTGGCGCTCTAACCGGGTGCCCTACACGGGACGTGGAGCGGCTGGCGCTCTAACCGGGTGCCCTACACGGGACATGGAGCGGCTGGCGCTCTAACCGGGTGCCCTACACGGGACACAACGTGGTGCGGCTGGCGCTCTAACCGGGTGCCCTACACGGGACGTGGCGCGGCTGGCGCTCTAACCGGGTGCCCTACACGGGACACAACGTGGAGCGGCTGGCGCTCTAACAGGGTGCCCCATACGGGACGTGGCGCGGCTGGCGCTCTAACCGGGTGCCCTACACGGGACGTGGCGCGGCTGGCGCTCTAACCGGGTGCCCTACACGGGACGTGGAGCGGCTGGCGCTCTAACCGGGTGCCCTACACGGGACGTGGCGCGGCTGGCGCTGTAACCGGGTGCCCTACACGGGACACGACGTGGCGTGGCTGGCGCTCTAACCGGGTGCCCTACACGGGACATGGAGCGGCTGGCGCTCTAACCGGGTGCCCTACACGGGACATGGAGCGGCTGGCGCTGTAACCGGGTGCCCTACACGGGACGCGGGCACCACAGATGGTGCCCAGGAGTGTTTCCTGACCATCAGCCGTGAACTTCAAGACCCAGAACGTGGCAGtcccggggtggggaggggggcggagAGCCGACCTgcggattgggggggggggtccctgacCAGCTGCAGACCACTCGGGACAGGCCGAGACCCTACGCTGTCCTGGCCCTGCTGGGACCTGCGAGCTCCTTCAGGAAAaggcagcccccctcccccgcccccgccccaaaTGAACGCATTACCCTGGCGTGTTTCTCAGAGAGGAGCCCCCCTCCACCCCAGGTCCTGCGGAGCAGGAGTCTGGAGTCCCCAGGACAAAGCTGCTCATGAAGGCACCCACCGCGAGAGGTGGGCCCCGGTGCCCGCGCGGGAGAACACCAGGAGCCCACTGGCTTGGGGTGCTGCCgaatccccagcctgcagggggcgctccaGAAAACAAGCCCCGCAAAGCCCCGGAGCTTCCGGAAGTCACCGCCGCGCCGCTCACCaccacagccccgccccgccccgccatgGCCTCcgcggtgggcggggcctccgTCGGAAGTGACGCCACCGCACCGGAAGTGACGCCACCGGGGCGGAAAGTCGCCTGACGCCCTGCCGCGGGCGTGCAGCCCGGTGGCGGCTGCGGGCTGCGTGGCGCGGGATGCGGCGAGCGGGGCTGCTGCggctgctgcggctgctgctggCGGCCCAGGCGGCGGCGGCGTTCGAGCCCATCAGCGTGGGCATCGCCATCGGGGCCGTGTCGGCCCTCACCGGCTACCTGTCCTACACGGACTTCTACTGCCGCTTCGCCGAGTGCTGCCGCGAGGAGCAGCCGCTCAACGCCACGGGTAcgcgggggcgggcgggcgggcggctgtCCCGGGGCCGGGGTCTCGTCCCGCGCGGGTGTCAGCGCGCCCCGGGGAATCCCGCCCCAGGCTTGCCCGGGGGTCGGGGTCTCGTCCCGCGCGGGTGTGAGCGCGCCCCGTGGACCCCGCCCCAGGCTTGCCCGGGGGTCGGGGTCTCGTCCCGCGCGGGTGTCAGCGCGCCCCGGGGGACCCCGCCCCAGGCTTGCCCGGGGGCCGGGGTCTCGGCCCGCGCGGGTGTGAGCGCGCCCCGGGGAACCCCGCCCCAGGCTTGCCCGGGGGCCGGGGTCTCGTCCCGCGCGGGTGTGAGCGCGCCCCCGTGGACCCCGCCCCAGGCTTGCCCGGGGTCTCGGCCCGCGCGGGTGTGAGCGCGCCCCGGGGGACCCCGCCGGCGCCCTGGCCGCCCTGGCCGGCCCGGGGCTgtctttatttttggtttttggtaACGAGGGTCGTCTCTctgccctgcggccggcgcgcgCAGCCCTGCAGCGGGACTTGGAGAAGCTGTTCGGACAGCATCTGGCCACGGAAGTGATTCTGAAGGCGCTGACCGGCTTCAAGAGCAACAGAAACCCCAAGAAGCCGCTGACCCTGTCCCTGCACGGCTGGGCCGGCACCGGCAAGAACTTTGTCAGCCAGATCCTGGCTGAGAACCTTCACCCCCGAGGCCTCAAGAGTAACTTTGTGCACCTGTTTGTGTCCACACTGCACTTCCCGCATGAGCACAAGACAAAGCTGTACCAGGCAAGAGAACCCGCCGCCGCCGCTGTTGGCTGCCCGGGCCGCCCGCCGGCtagctctgccccctgccccaccgcCTGGGCCGCCCGCTCCCTGCTGTTGGCCCCCCGGGCCCCGCTGCTGGCCCCCCAGGCCGCTTGCTGGctgctctgccccctgccccaccgcCTGGGCTGCCCGCTCCCTGCTGTTGGCCCCCCGGGCCCCACTGTTGGCCCCCCGGGCCCCCTGGTCCCCACTGTTGGCCACCCGCAGGTtactctgccccctgccccgccgcCTGGGCCGCCCGCTCCCCGCTGTTGGCCACCCGCCAGCtcgctctgcctcctgccccgcTGCCTGGGCCGCTCCCAGCTCGCTCAGCCTCCTGCCCCGCCGCCCGGGCCGCCCGCTCCCTGCTGTTGGCCGCCCCCGGCTCGCTCTGCCGCCTGCCCCGCTCTCTCGCAGTTCATGTCCGCGCGGCTCCGTGGCCCTGGCGGTCACGACCTCCCCTCCCACCGTTGCTTTCTGgtgcagagctgcagtgggcgaGGGCCGTCTGCCGAAACGCTGGCTTGCTGCTTGCAGTCTTTGTGATGGGCCGCGGGGCAGAGCGGGAACGTGGACCCAGATCTCCCGGCTGGAAGTGTGCAGAGCGGCCGGCCCCGCCTCAGGGACGAGGGAACgggcccagggtgctggggcGGGTGGGGCGGGCTTGACCTGTTTGCGTGGCCGCCGCCTTTTCCCGCCGTCTCTGCTGTGGTTGCCAGGAGCACTGGAGGGATTTTCCCCTCCTGAATAgcgttgattctttttttatttttgaagattttatttatttgagagagagagctacagacagagagggcttctgtcctctggttcactccccagatggctgcaacggccggagctgagctgatccaaagccaggagccaggagcttcttctgggtctcccatgtgggtgcaggggcccaagcacttgggcatcctccactgctttcccaggccacagcagagagctggatgggcagtggagcagccgggtctcgaaccggagcccatatgggatgccggcgtggcaggcggaggcttagcccactgtgccgcagcaccggctccagcatttatttttgtccTCCCATCCTTTTCTGAGATGTCCCTTGTGTGAGGCTGGTGAGGAAATTCTCGCTAAGTGGGCATTGGCCCTGACGGGGTTAATCTAAGAAGAAATAGAAACTGACCGGCCGAGGAAGTGGAAGTGCACgcgccacaggctggggctgggtgtcGCCCTGCTTCTCAGGTTCCTCCCAGACATCAGCCGTCCAGTGGGGCGGGGAGGGTGTCCTCGGGTGTCTCACGGTCACGGCCGCGGGTGTCGAGCCTGGAGGGCTCGTTGCCGGGGTGTTTTTCCGTGGTGTGCGTTTCCCCCGGACGTCTGCAAGACCCCTTGTGTTGCGGCGAGGAGCCGACCCCTGCCAGCGCCCACTGTGGGTGGATTCCAGACAAGGCCTGGGAAGCGGTCAGAGAGCCCTGACCTGGGGCCGCCTGGGCCTCCCGGGCAGGAGGAGGACCGGGCACCCGTGCCCCGGGAGCGTCCCTGCCCCTCCGCACACTGCTGCCTCTCTGCTTGGCCAGGACCAGCTGCAGAAGTGGATTCACGGGAACGTGAGCGCCTGCGCGAGCTCCGTGTTCATATTCGACGAGATGGATAAGCTGCACCCGGGCGTCATCGACGCCGTCAAGCCGTTCCTGGACTACTACGAGCAGATCGACGGCGTGTCCTACCGCAAAGCCATCTTCATCTTCCTCAGGTCGGCCGGGGCGCGAGCCCGAttctgccctgggctggggctggagtgaCGTCCGTCCGGGCGACCGCCAGCATTTCGTTTGCCAGCCTGGCAACGGGCACCTAACTCACTCCAGGAAAAAGGACCTGAAGGCAGACCgactgctggggggtggggcatcGCCCATCCgccgcttcactccccagacgcttgcagtagctggggctgggccaggccggaagccaggggcctagaacggcatccgggtctcccacgcgggtggcagggaacgtccgctgcctcccagggtgccttaGGGAACTGGATCCAGAGGCAGGGCAGCCGGTACCGGGACCGGTGGGCTGGCTTCTGTCATTTCCCTGTTGCCGTATCAGCGTGGCCCAGAGAGTGAGCTGCAGAAATGGTCACTGATAAACGGGCGACTGTGTGACAGATGGGCGACCTGACTGTGTGTGATGGGCGACCTGACTGTGTGACAGACGGGCGATCTGACTGTGTGACAGACGGGCTGACTGTGTGTGACAGACGGGCGACCTGACTGTGTGTGACAGATGGGCTGACTGTGTGTGACAGACAGGCGACCTGTGTGTGACAGACGGGCGATCTAACTGTGTGTGACAGATGGGTGACCTGACTGTGTGTGATGGGCGACCTGACTGTGTGACAGATAGGCGATCTAACTGTGTGTGACAGACAGGCGACCTGATTATGTGACAGACGGGCGATCTGACTGTGTGACAGACGGGCGACCTGAGTGTGTGACAGACGGGCGACCTGACTGTGTGTGACAGGCGGGCAATCTGACTGTGTGACAGACGGGCGATCTGACTGTGTGACAGACGGGCGACCTGACTGTGTGTGACAGGCGGGCGATCTGACTGTGTGACAGACGGGCGACCTGACTGTGTGATAGGCGGGCGATCTGACTGTGTGACAGATGGGCTGACTGTGTGTGACAGGCGGGCGACCTGACTGTGTGGCTTCTGAGGGTTGTAAGAAACCATAGCAGGACCCAGCAGGTTCTGAAGAGACAGATTGTAGGTCCCTTGAGGGCCGGTGCCGGTATCTGTTTCTGTGTAGTCTAGCAGTACGTAGTAGCTGTTCCTTGATAAGCATGGCCTTAGAACAGGGTCATTGCCCAGTGCACAAGGGGTCTGACTTAatctgtgaggtttttttttttttaagatttatttatttatctgaaagagtttcagagagaggtcttccatctgctagttcacttcccagatggccgcaagggccagagctgggccagtctggagccaggagcttcttccaggtctcccacgcgggtgcaggggcccgagcacctgggcgtcctccactgctctcccaggtgcattagcagggagctggatgggaagtggagcagccgggactcgagcagGCGGCAGCGTTCCCTgccgcgccacagcgccggcccctaatgcGGGTTTTGTTCTGTGTCTCTGGCCTCACAGCAATGCTGGCGGTGACCTCATCACCAAGACGGCCCTGGACTTCTGGCGGGCGGGAAGGAAGCGGGAGGACATTCAGCTGAAGGACCTGGAGGCCGTGCTGTCCGTCGGGGTCTTCAATAACAAACACAGTGAGTCCACTGGGGCGGCCCGGGGCCTCGGCCAGCCGTGAGCTGCGGCTCCCCGGGCTCCTGGGCCGCGTGGTCGCCCTCGCCTCGTGGCCGCTGAGGTCAGGACTTCTGTTCCAGAAACCAGATGGGGTCCAGCCGAGTGGTGGGTCAGGTGTGTCGCCCCTTGGCGCCGAGGGGTAAAGGCCTAGAGGGCGCACTGAGCCGGGATCAGGGCGGCCCGGGTGACGTGGCCTGGATGGGCAGGAGACGCGCCGGGTCTCGTTTCGCAGGCggcctgtggcgcagtgggctgaTCGACAGGAACCTCATCGACTACTTCGTCCCCTTCCTGCCGCTGGAGTACAAGCACGTGAAGATGTGCGTGCGGGCGGAGATGCGCGCCCGGGGCTACGTGGTGGACGAGGACGTGGTGAGCAGAGTGGCCGAGGAGATGACCTACTTCCCCAAGGAGGAGAGGGTCTACTCGGACAAGGGCTGCAAGACGGTGCAGGCGCGCCTGGATTTCTACTGAGCTGCGCCTTTGCCCCGCTCCTCCGGGTTTGGCACGTTTGCACCTGCGGGCTCTGGGGACATCGCCAGTGGAAGATTCTAGGAGTTCGTTTTTGGAGAGAGAGACTCACCTGTCTGGGACGCGGGTCAGTCTGCCACGTGACAGCTCGTGGACTTCCAGGATCCCCCAACACTGAGGTGGCCGTGTGTGCGCCTGCCAGGCCCACGGCGGCCACACCCCGGGAGCTGCTCTGTCTCGGGGCTCCCGGCCCGCTCTCCATGAGAGCTTGGGGTTGGCAGCTGCCGTAGACGGGGTCTCCCTGCCTGGGAGGATGTCAGTTCGGAGCCCTTGGCTGGCGTGAGCTGGCTGCgtgtggggtgggggcacccctgggcctctgcagctgCCTGGGCAGACCGGGCGGCCCTCCGTGTGTCCCTGGCCCTGGCGCCGACAGCCCCGGCCCTGGAGTTCCTGTGCCTGCCTCTCCCTTGTGTCGGTCCCAGCCTGCCTTGCATCGCATCTCTCACGTGTCAGTCACTGCCGGGGTCCCTCCCCCCCGGGCCCCGTACACCATcaccagagacagaaggagaccgCGGCCTTTCCATTTGAGTCCTCGGTCCCCTCATCTGTTACATCCCACGCGGTCGGCCGCCCCGCAGAGCCCCATGAATCAGCAGGAGCTGCGCACGCTGCAGGGCGGACGAGGCCGGACCCAGCAGTCCGTGGGCAGATGAACCCCGCGTGGCCCAGGGAGTGGCCCTGCGGGACGCCGGGGAGGCCGGGTTTTAAGGatatatttttttatgtttttacttcATAAGGTGTTGCTTGTTTTAAAGCAGGGGGCGGGCGCAGAGCGGGACAAAGCTCATTCCTCTCTCAGGTGCTCCA from Oryctolagus cuniculus chromosome 1, mOryCun1.1, whole genome shotgun sequence includes these protein-coding regions:
- the TOR1B gene encoding torsin-1B isoform X2; this translates as MRRAGLLRLLRLLLAAQAAAAFEPISVGIAIGAVSALTGYLSYTDFYCRFAECCREEQPLNATALQRDLEKLFGQHLATEVILKALTGFKSNRNPKKPLTLSLHGWAGTGKNFVSQILAENLHPRGLKSNFVHLFVSTLHFPHEHKTKLYQSCSGRGPSAETLACCLQSL
- the TOR1B gene encoding torsin-1B isoform X1 translates to MRRAGLLRLLRLLLAAQAAAAFEPISVGIAIGAVSALTGYLSYTDFYCRFAECCREEQPLNATALQRDLEKLFGQHLATEVILKALTGFKSNRNPKKPLTLSLHGWAGTGKNFVSQILAENLHPRGLKSNFVHLFVSTLHFPHEHKTKLYQDQLQKWIHGNVSACASSVFIFDEMDKLHPGVIDAVKPFLDYYEQIDGVSYRKAIFIFLSNAGGDLITKTALDFWRAGRKREDIQLKDLEAVLSVGVFNNKHSGLWRSGLIDRNLIDYFVPFLPLEYKHVKMCVRAEMRARGYVVDEDVVSRVAEEMTYFPKEERVYSDKGCKTVQARLDFY